One region of Nitrospirota bacterium genomic DNA includes:
- the tsaD gene encoding tRNA (adenosine(37)-N6)-threonylcarbamoyltransferase complex transferase subunit TsaD, translated as MNILGIDTSCDETAASIVKDGKVILSNIVSSQVDIHKKYGGIVPELASRSHIESIIPVIDEALMVSGVMLKDISAIAVTNGPGLIGSLLVGVSVAKALSYAAGIPLVAINHLEGHIASLLPEYDIEFPFVALVVSGGHTNLYYTSDIGDYRELGVTRDDAAGEAYDKVAKMLGLGYPGGPILDRLAQEGNPDAISFPRATVLDGMDFSFSGLKTAVMNYLKTVNSEQWTVNKSLIKDIAASFQEAVVDVLISRLIEASRLTQVERIAITGGVAANTTLRKKAEEYAASEGLMLYIPSPHLCTDNAAMIAVAGYHYFKKNLYSDLTLNAIAYLPLGSVS; from the coding sequence ATGAATATTCTTGGTATAGATACATCTTGTGATGAAACAGCGGCATCTATCGTTAAAGATGGAAAGGTTATCCTCTCAAATATTGTATCCTCACAGGTAGATATACATAAGAAATACGGTGGTATAGTCCCTGAACTTGCTTCGAGAAGCCATATCGAATCAATAATCCCTGTTATAGACGAAGCACTTATGGTCTCTGGAGTAATGCTTAAAGACATATCAGCAATAGCTGTTACCAACGGTCCAGGGCTTATAGGGTCTCTTCTTGTTGGTGTATCGGTTGCAAAGGCTCTCTCATATGCAGCAGGCATCCCCCTTGTAGCAATCAATCATCTCGAAGGACATATCGCATCTCTCTTACCCGAATATGATATAGAGTTTCCATTTGTAGCACTTGTGGTTTCAGGTGGTCATACGAATCTTTACTATACATCTGATATCGGTGATTACAGAGAACTCGGAGTTACAAGAGATGATGCAGCTGGTGAGGCATACGATAAAGTAGCCAAGATGCTCGGACTCGGTTATCCAGGTGGTCCTATTTTAGACAGACTTGCTCAGGAGGGTAATCCTGATGCAATATCGTTCCCGAGGGCGACAGTGCTAGATGGTATGGATTTCAGTTTTAGTGGGCTCAAGACAGCAGTGATGAACTACTTGAAGACAGTGAACAGTGAACAGTGGACAGTGAACAAAAGTCTAATAAAAGACATCGCTGCCAGTTTTCAGGAAGCAGTAGTGGATGTCCTTATTTCAAGACTGATTGAGGCATCAAGGTTAACACAGGTAGAAAGAATTGCCATAACTGGAGGGGTGGCAGCAAACACAACGCTAAGAAAAAAAGCAGAAGAATATGCGGCTTCTGAGGGATTAATGCTATATATTCCTTCACCTCATCTATGCACAGATAATGCCGCAATGATTGCAGTAGCAGGTTATCACTATTTTAAAAAGAATCTATATTCAGATCTAACACTCAATGCAATCGCCTATCTGCCTCTCGGTAGTGTTTCTTAA
- a CDS encoding tetratricopeptide repeat protein, producing the protein MSIIHDALRKAQKVSKTVVTKESKDRAEAFPEEKRGLRWILILALVISLSILGFIIATRTTILHKIRYQQFLAPLQEVVIKVIKKEKPREIETPSISKPSPPAPPHKEIDHINLGMEYYRKGAIKEAISEFKTAIAIKPDIPEVYNNLGIALRRAGRLQEALSAYKEAIRLRPDYPEAYNNMGVVNNLLKRYNEAVSSLTEALRLKPNYPEAHLNLAIAFEKLGRMPEAEMHYHTFMMLAGPEDQRMVEIVRRHLQG; encoded by the coding sequence TTGAGTATAATCCATGACGCATTAAGAAAGGCCCAGAAAGTCAGTAAAACGGTTGTTACTAAGGAGAGTAAGGATAGGGCAGAGGCATTTCCAGAAGAAAAGAGAGGATTGAGATGGATACTCATACTTGCATTGGTAATCTCTCTTTCTATCCTGGGCTTTATTATAGCTACCCGAACGACGATACTACACAAAATAAGGTATCAACAGTTTCTTGCACCCCTGCAGGAAGTCGTAATCAAAGTTATCAAGAAGGAAAAACCGAGGGAGATAGAAACACCATCTATATCGAAACCATCACCACCTGCACCACCCCATAAAGAGATTGACCATATAAATCTTGGAATGGAATACTACAGGAAAGGTGCTATAAAAGAAGCGATATCGGAATTTAAGACTGCTATAGCAATAAAACCAGACATACCTGAGGTATATAACAATCTCGGTATAGCACTGAGAAGGGCAGGCAGGCTTCAAGAGGCGCTCTCAGCATATAAAGAGGCTATAAGGCTAAGACCTGACTACCCGGAGGCATACAACAATATGGGTGTGGTAAATAACCTCTTGAAGAGATACAATGAGGCTGTGAGCTCTCTTACAGAGGCATTGAGACTTAAACCAAACTATCCTGAAGCACATTTAAACTTAGCCATAGCCTTTGAAAAGTTAGGCAGAATGCCAGAGGCAGAGATGCACTATCATACATTTATGATGTTAGCAGGACCTGAAGATCAGAGGATGGTAGAGATTGTGAGGAGACATCTTCAGGGGTAA